One Actinomycetota bacterium genomic region harbors:
- a CDS encoding PQQ-binding-like beta-propeller repeat protein: MRLRLAGSLAVLLLAGACGAAKTQVRSTPTPSRAARPSPSPSPSAAPSVIPSPPASSPSAAPSPSRPTPIPTRAAPPPTTPAAPATAPAPAAFPDWPTYDADAGHSAVAPASPAASTAPTAAWTSSPLDGDDHGQPLVVGGSVIAATENNSVYAFSATTGRQLWMRHLGTPMAASALPCGDITPVSGITSTPVADPAAGLVYVVAFLSSRAHTLFALHLADGSVAWSKPADAPGLNPLTEQQRSALTLANGMVYVPFGGLYGDCGTYRGAVVGFPANGSGATISYVVPSQNEAAIWAPGGAPVDSAGDLYVATGNSSSSGAFDEGNAVIRLSPSLQQLSSFAPANWAALNRGDLDLGTMSPTLLQGGQVLQVGKTGIGYLLNAANLGGVGGQLASAQVCPTAFGGTAYTAPVVYVSCTSQLVAVSVAGSGISVTWRASGFYAGPPIVADGAVWTLDLTHNTLVEINPASGAVLHTVPTNALAHFASPSASGGLIFVPGLRAIQAFRVR; the protein is encoded by the coding sequence ATGCGCCTGCGCCTGGCTGGCTCGCTGGCTGTCCTCCTCCTCGCCGGGGCCTGCGGCGCCGCCAAGACCCAGGTGAGGAGCACGCCCACCCCGAGCCGGGCGGCCAGGCCCAGCCCGTCGCCCTCGCCGAGCGCCGCCCCGAGCGTGATCCCGAGCCCACCCGCCAGCAGCCCGAGCGCGGCTCCCAGCCCCTCCCGGCCCACGCCGATCCCGACGCGCGCCGCCCCACCGCCCACCACGCCGGCCGCGCCCGCAACCGCACCTGCCCCGGCGGCCTTCCCGGACTGGCCCACCTATGACGCCGATGCCGGGCACAGCGCCGTGGCCCCGGCGAGCCCGGCCGCCAGCACGGCGCCGACGGCGGCCTGGACCAGCTCCCCGCTGGACGGCGACGACCACGGCCAGCCCCTTGTCGTCGGGGGCAGCGTCATCGCTGCGACCGAAAACAACTCGGTCTACGCCTTCAGCGCCACCACCGGCCGGCAGCTCTGGATGCGCCACCTCGGCACCCCGATGGCCGCCAGCGCCCTGCCGTGCGGCGACATCACGCCGGTGTCGGGCATCACCAGCACCCCGGTGGCCGACCCCGCCGCGGGCCTGGTGTACGTCGTGGCGTTCCTCAGCTCGCGCGCCCACACGCTCTTCGCCCTCCACCTGGCGGACGGCTCGGTGGCCTGGAGCAAGCCGGCCGACGCCCCGGGGCTGAACCCCCTGACCGAGCAGCAGCGCAGCGCCCTGACCCTGGCCAACGGCATGGTGTACGTGCCCTTCGGCGGCCTCTACGGCGACTGCGGCACCTACCGCGGCGCCGTCGTCGGGTTCCCGGCCAACGGCAGCGGGGCCACCATCAGCTACGTCGTGCCGTCGCAGAACGAGGCGGCCATCTGGGCACCGGGTGGCGCCCCCGTGGACAGCGCCGGGGACCTGTACGTCGCCACCGGCAACAGCTCCTCCAGCGGCGCCTTCGACGAGGGCAACGCGGTCATCCGCCTGAGCCCCAGCCTGCAGCAGCTCTCTTCGTTCGCTCCGGCCAACTGGGCCGCCCTGAACCGGGGTGACCTGGACCTCGGCACCATGAGCCCCACGCTCCTGCAGGGCGGGCAGGTCCTCCAGGTGGGCAAGACCGGCATCGGCTACCTCCTGAACGCCGCCAACCTCGGCGGGGTCGGGGGGCAGCTCGCCTCGGCGCAGGTCTGCCCGACCGCCTTCGGGGGCACGGCCTACACCGCCCCGGTGGTCTACGTGTCGTGCACCTCGCAGCTGGTTGCGGTCTCGGTGGCGGGCAGCGGGATCTCGGTCACGTGGCGGGCGTCAGGGTTCTACGCCGGGCCGCCGATCGTGGCCGATGGGGCGGTGTGGACCCTGGACCTCACCCACAACACCCTCGTGGAGATCAACCCGGCCAGCGGGGCGGTGCTGCACACGGTGCCCACCAACGCTCTGGCCCACTTCGCGTCCCCGTCGGCCAGTGGCGGCCTGATCTTCGTGCCCGGCCTCCGGGCGATCCAGGCCTTCCGGGTGCGCTGA